The Desulfovibrio sp. JC022 genomic sequence CGCATGAATCTCTCCCTGCCCGGACTGGCACTGGTCAACCAGTTCTACATCTCAGCCATGGCACTTGGTTATGATGAACTTGGCACTCAGGCTTTGTATAAGGTGCTGGAAAAGATGAATGGGAAGTAATTAAAAACAAAAAATCAATAAAAAGGGCTTCTGAGCAAATACGCTCAGAAGCCCTTTCTGCTTTTGTAGACTTACGGTAAATTACTATTTATATTTCGGACAACATATTCACGCTCAACAATTCGAGAAAACAATGGCTGAAAAAAAATCACTCACCCAATCCAGCATAGACAGACAAAATATCCTTAATAATCCATTCGCCATTGAAAAACTGCAAGAAAACATAGGGCTCGTCGGCTTTCAATGGAAAGGCAATCCTGTTTTTCTTAAACAGCAGGTTGCTAACTTTCTTGAAGTGGATGTCCGCACTATCGAAAGGTATCTTTCTACCCACGGTGAAGAACTTGAAAAAAATGGCTACGCCCTTCTAAAAGGAAAAAATCTTAAAGATTTTAAAGCCTTATCGAAGCTGACCGACATGAATGTCGGTCAGTTCACTCAATCCCTTGGAATATTTAACTTTAAGTCAGTTCTCAACTTAGCAATGCTCCTAACCGAGAGCGAAAAAGCAAAAGAAATCAGAAGTAGAATATTAAGCATCGTCATTGACACAATAGCCCACAAATCAGGTGGACGAACCAAATATATCAACCAAAGAGATGAAGACTACCTCCCCGCAGCATTCCAAGAAGAAAACTATCGTAAAGAATTCACTGCTGCAGTAAATAGATATATCGATGCTCCCAATTGGAAATATGGGAAATATACAAACCTTGTGTACGAAAGTATTTTCAAAGAAAATGCTACGGAATATAAAAAAATACTGAATCTAGCTGCCAAAGAAAGAGTACGATCCACCATGTATGCCGAAGTGCTTGACCTAGTAGCAAGCTTTGAAGCAGGCCTTGCCGAGGAACTGGAAAATAAGGCCAAAATTTTAGGACGCCAATTATCAATTCAGGAAGCCAACATAATATTTAGTGACTTTGCAAAACAACGTGCTTTTAAACCACTGATTACTAAAGCGCGATCTAAAATGGCCAGCCGGGACCTCTGTTTTAGAGACGCATTACACTCTAAACTTGAAGCTTACATTCAGAGCGTTCCCGAAAGTGACTTTGAACGTTTCCTTGGAGAAAAAAGTAAAGACCTTAAAGAGCGCATTGACGAAAACATAGCTGTATTCAAAAGACTCAAGGACAAATAGACATGAAAGTTCTATACCTTGACTTGGACCATGCTGTTGAGATCCATGATTACATAATTTCTGAATCAGGTGGGACCCATGGCATACTAAATTCCGGAAGCCTGGAAAGTGTGCTTGAACATATTAAAAATGATTTATACTACCCTGAATTTTTGGATAAAATTTCCCACCTCAGTTTTGCTATCAACAAGAATCACGCTTTCAATGACGGCAACAAAAGAACATCCATAGCTTTAGCCGCTTTCTTTCTATCTTTAAATGGCTATGATCATTGTATATCTTCTTTCATCAGGGAAATGGAAAACTATGCCGTCTGGATTCCTGAAAACAAAATCAGCAAAGAATTACTTCATGATGTAATCGAAGATATTATCATGGGTGAATTCAGTGAAGAAACTCAAATCGCAGTTATGAACGCCTTATCGAAAGAAAGTTGATCCAACCATGCAATTTAATCTACAAATAATTGTTGACTTCGTTTAACGATCTACGTAGAAGATTTTCTCCGGCGCCGAGGTAGCTCAGTCGGTAGAGCAGGGGACTGAAAATCCCCGTGTCGGCAGTTCAATTCTGTCCCTCGGCACCACTTGATTAGAATAGCCGTTACAACTTAGTTGTAACGGCTTTTTCTTTTTCAGATCGTTTATAAAGCACCATCTACTTCGTTGCTGCAACAAATACTGAAACTCACGTATGCTTTATACGCATCGTTCCAGTATTTGTTTTGCGCCTTGTATCTGGCACTTTCTAAACAATCTGATTATATTGGGTAATTCAAATTCTCCGAACCAATCCCATCCAGCACTTCAGCATAATACTTTGCGGCTTCCTGCTTGGCCTGCGCCAAATCCATAAGCGTGTAATTGCCACACTCAACAGCAGACGCTCCGGGAACCTCTCCTTCAAAATCAGCAGCGAATTTAAACAATTCCTGCATCAGCCCCAGCACATCTTTTGAATCATACCTGCCGTTCAGCAACAGATAGAATCCGGTCAGACAACCCATGGGACCGAAGTACACAACCTTCTCACCATACTCCGCGTGATTGCGCAAAAAAGTTGCCCCGATATGCTCCAGCGTATGAGCCGCGGCAGGATCAAGGGCGGGTTCGTTATTGGGTTCTTTTACTCGCAAATCAAAAGTTGTAATATTTTCAGCACCGATTTCATCACGACGGGAAACATAAATTCCGCGCTTAAGCAGGGTATGATCAATTTTAAAACTTTCTATTTTATTCATTACAATCTCTCAAACAAAGCAGCGAAGCTTACTAAAAGTTTTTGGGATTCTTAAACCCTTTTTTCAAAAAGGGTTTAAGCCGCCGGAGGCGAAATATATTCATCAAAAAGCGCGACAGCGCATCAAATATTATCAAGCATAGATAATACCATGCGCACGGAATTGGCAGCAGCAGCCTCCATGCTGGATTCGTAAACCGCACTACTTCCGTCCTCGTGGACCTTGTCTGAAATGGACCTGATCAAAATAAAAGGCACGTTGAACAGAAAGCCGGTCTGAGCAATAGCCGCCCCTTCCATTTCCACAGCCATGACATCGGGAAATTTCTGTTCGATCTGCGAAATCTGCTGCGGGGTATGGATAAAAGAATCCCCGGAAAGAACCGGACCCTGATGCACGCTGATGGTGTCCTCATTAATCCATGCCTTCTGCGCTAATCCGAGCAGAAGCTTGTCGGCCTGATATGCTGCTGGCATCTGCGGAATCTGGCCCATTTCGTAGTCAAAGGCAGTGGCGTCGGCATCGTAATGGCGCACTTCCGATGAAACCACGATATCGCCGATATTGATATTTCCGGGAAATGCCCCGGCCACCCCGGTATTGATCAGGTAATCAGGTTTAAATTTATCCAGCAACAGAGTAGTGCCGACAGCGGCATTGACCTTGCCGATTCCGCATAGAAATAGAGCCACGTCCACCCCGTAAATTTTTCCGGTGTGGTAGGTGAACTGCCCGAAACTTTCCACCCTCGGCCTGTCCAATTTATTGACCAGCAATGCAAGCTCCTCTTCCATTGCCGCGATAATTCCTATCTTCAAAACTTTTTCCTCTTATCTGTTCGGACAGAAAATCTGCCCTTTGAATGCTTGAAAAATAAACGCAGCAGGTGTAATTAGTAAAATTAATAGTTCTACTTTTTTTAATTACTAAAACTTACTAATAGGCAAAAAACATGCTTCCCGATCTAAACAGACTAAAAGTCTTCTTTCACATATTTAATGAACAAAGCAGCACCGGAGCCGCAAAAAGACTGCATATCACCCAGTCCGGAGTCAGCCAGCATCTAAAAAAACTGGAAGAAGAACTCCAGACAGAACTGTTCACAAGGGTCAACCGCAGATTGATTCCCACCGCCGCAGGAAAAAAATTATATGGAATCGTACAAGGATTCATGTCTGAACTGGAACAGGGAGTCCGCCATATAAATGATGGCCTAGAAATGCCATCCGGCCCGCTACGCATCGGCGCACCTATAGAATTCGGGAAAATTTACTTACCGCCAGTATTCGGCTCATTCCGGCGCAAATATCCGAAAGTGACCATGCAACTGGAATTGGACGAACCCAAAGTGCTCTTTGAAAAAGTAGCAGAGGGCGAATTGGATTTCGCTTATATCGATATCCTGCCCTTCTTCATGAATACACCGGGCGGCACTTCGGCTTATTCCATTGAGCCAGTGGTGCGTGAAGAATTCGTGCTGGCCTGCTCAAAAAAATATTACCGGGCGCGGGTAAATGGGACTGATTACGATCAGCTGAAGAAACTTAATTTTATCGGCTACAAAGACGACATCGCCCTCTTCCGCAGTTGGTTCAAACTGCATTTTGAACGCGAACCGCAACAATTAAACCTTGTATTCATTGCTGACAGCTCCGAGGCCATTGTTTCAGCCATTAAAGCCGGACTGGGGGCAGGGATTACAGTCAGCCACCTGATGAACAGAGAGATTGCAACCGGGGAAATCATCGCCATCCGTCCGGACGAAGAAAAATTACAGAATACAATAGCTTGTGTTCAATTCAAGGACAAACAATCGACGATAACTGAAAAAGCATTTCAGGAGCACTTACGGCTGGAGCTAAATAAGAATTATGCAAAGCTGGAACTGGAATAAACCACGCATGGATACGCCAGCAAGCTATCATTGCACACTAAGCTTATATAAGTTATCAAGCCAACCAAAGACAGCCTGTCTTAATAGCAGCAAAGGAGCCTGAAACTGTGCCTAAAATATTTTATACTTCTGCTCTTTTAATACTCTTCCAGTTCTTCACCATATTGGGCGCACCCGACGCCGTCTTCAGCCAAAACAGCGTTGAAAGCCAGCTCATAGTTAAATTCAAAAACGGAATCAGTGAAGAAGACGCACGCTCAATTGCTGCAAACCACTACATGAGTGTCATAGCCGTTCTGGACAGCGCAACCCGCGAAAAAGGACAATGCATCCTGCTTTTACGATCCCACCTGAGTACGCAGGAAATGATCGAAGAAATTTCAGGACTGCCGGAAATCGATTCCTATTCACGCAACTACATACGAAAAGGCAAAAAAACTCCCGATGACCCAAGATTCAATAATCAGTGGTCCTTGCAGGATTCTACCGCCGGAATTCATGCCCCCGCAGCATGGGATGCATCAACCTGTGAATCGGCGGATATTGTAATCGCGGTCATTGATTCAGGCATTGACTTAAACCATGAAGACCTTTCGGGGAGCCTTTGGAACAACCCTTTGGAAATTGATGACGGCATTGATAATGACGGGAATGGAATTATCGATGACCTCTACGGCATAAGCATTGATTACGAAGACGACAGCGGCAACTACCAGACCGGAGACGTTCAGGATACCGATGGTCACGGGACAACTGTATCAAGCGTCATTGCAGCCCGGACAGACAACAATCTCGGGGTAGCCGGGGTAAGCTGGGGCGCAAAAATAATGGTCCTGCGTGTAGAAAACAACACAGATGCCGAAATAACTACCGCCATAAATTATATCATTAAAAAGAAAAAAAGCGGGATCAATATTCCGGCCGTGAACATGTCCATCGGAGGTGCGGGAGGCAGCACAATCATCAGGGATAAAATTCAGGAACTTGCGGACAACGGTATTATTTTCAGCACTTCCGCCGGGAACGACGGCTACGATAATGACAACAATAACATCCGTGAATATCCGGCCAGCTTTGATATTCCGAACATTGTAAGTGTGGGGGCCAGCGATTCTAACAGCAACAAGCCGGACTGGTCGCATTTCGGACAATATACCGTTGATATCTTTGCTCCTGGAGTAGAAATTCTCTCTGCGAAACTCGGTGGAGGGTACGAATCCAATGATGTGAGCGGAACTTCCTTTGCCGCTCCGCACGTAGCCGGGGTAGCGGCTCTGCTGGCTGCTCATTACCCCAATGACGACATTTACACCCGCATCAGCAGAATACTCTCAAGCACCGATGCCGGAAGCAGTTTTGCCGGTAAATGCTTGACCGAAGGCAAACTCAATGCAGCTTCAGCCATGCAAAACAGCCTGAGCCTGAGCCCGGTCATCAGCGGATCTGATTCAAGGAAGGGAAAAAACGAAGGAAGCTCCTTCACCCTCAACGGACAGCGGTTCGGAACCACTCAAGGGACAATCCACTTCTGCAACAAATCCGGGAAAACAGAAGCCAGCATCAACAGCTGGTCCGACACGAAAATCACCGGAGTGGTGCCTCAAGGGGCCGGAGTGTTTGTTCAGGCAACGACCAGCAGCGGATTAAAATCAAATGCGCTCCAGTTTTCAGCTTGGGCGGACAAACAGGCGGCTGCAAAACCGCATGGGCTGGGGGCATCAGTTGTACGTAACGGTAAAATATATGTCTTCGGCGGAGGAATGATTTCACAGGATACCAAATGCGAGGTCTACGACCCTAAAACAAACCAATGGACCCAGTTCGCAACCATGCCGGACAAACGCTCAGGTGCCGGAGTAGTATCGTATAATGATGAAATATATTTCATCGGTGGACTTAAAAGAGAGGACGACAAATCCCTGACCGCGTACACAGATGTAATCAAATATTCTTTTACAACCAATACATGGAGCACCCTGCCCGGCACAGTTCCCTATCCGGGATTCTGCGCTGCCGCCGAGCTTGATGATCAGATATACGTATTCGGCGGCAACTCCACTGACGGCAATACCATAAGTGATGATGTATATGTTTACGAGCCTGAGACAGGTAATTTCCGGGAAGATGGATTTATGGACATCCCCCGCCACAAGCACACTGCCATTACCTTT encodes the following:
- a CDS encoding LysR family transcriptional regulator, whose protein sequence is MLPDLNRLKVFFHIFNEQSSTGAAKRLHITQSGVSQHLKKLEEELQTELFTRVNRRLIPTAAGKKLYGIVQGFMSELEQGVRHINDGLEMPSGPLRIGAPIEFGKIYLPPVFGSFRRKYPKVTMQLELDEPKVLFEKVAEGELDFAYIDILPFFMNTPGGTSAYSIEPVVREEFVLACSKKYYRARVNGTDYDQLKKLNFIGYKDDIALFRSWFKLHFEREPQQLNLVFIADSSEAIVSAIKAGLGAGITVSHLMNREIATGEIIAIRPDEEKLQNTIACVQFKDKQSTITEKAFQEHLRLELNKNYAKLELE
- a CDS encoding type II toxin-antitoxin system death-on-curing family toxin encodes the protein MKVLYLDLDHAVEIHDYIISESGGTHGILNSGSLESVLEHIKNDLYYPEFLDKISHLSFAINKNHAFNDGNKRTSIALAAFFLSLNGYDHCISSFIREMENYAVWIPENKISKELLHDVIEDIIMGEFSEETQIAVMNALSKES
- a CDS encoding 5'-methylthioadenosine/adenosylhomocysteine nucleosidase, with the protein product MKIGIIAAMEEELALLVNKLDRPRVESFGQFTYHTGKIYGVDVALFLCGIGKVNAAVGTTLLLDKFKPDYLINTGVAGAFPGNINIGDIVVSSEVRHYDADATAFDYEMGQIPQMPAAYQADKLLLGLAQKAWINEDTISVHQGPVLSGDSFIHTPQQISQIEQKFPDVMAVEMEGAAIAQTGFLFNVPFILIRSISDKVHEDGSSAVYESSMEAAAANSVRMVLSMLDNI
- a CDS encoding S-ribosylhomocysteine lyase, translated to MNKIESFKIDHTLLKRGIYVSRRDEIGAENITTFDLRVKEPNNEPALDPAAAHTLEHIGATFLRNHAEYGEKVVYFGPMGCLTGFYLLLNGRYDSKDVLGLMQELFKFAADFEGEVPGASAVECGNYTLMDLAQAKQEAAKYYAEVLDGIGSENLNYPI
- a CDS encoding DNA-binding protein, with translation MAEKKSLTQSSIDRQNILNNPFAIEKLQENIGLVGFQWKGNPVFLKQQVANFLEVDVRTIERYLSTHGEELEKNGYALLKGKNLKDFKALSKLTDMNVGQFTQSLGIFNFKSVLNLAMLLTESEKAKEIRSRILSIVIDTIAHKSGGRTKYINQRDEDYLPAAFQEENYRKEFTAAVNRYIDAPNWKYGKYTNLVYESIFKENATEYKKILNLAAKERVRSTMYAEVLDLVASFEAGLAEELENKAKILGRQLSIQEANIIFSDFAKQRAFKPLITKARSKMASRDLCFRDALHSKLEAYIQSVPESDFERFLGEKSKDLKERIDENIAVFKRLKDK
- a CDS encoding S8 family serine peptidase, coding for MPKIFYTSALLILFQFFTILGAPDAVFSQNSVESQLIVKFKNGISEEDARSIAANHYMSVIAVLDSATREKGQCILLLRSHLSTQEMIEEISGLPEIDSYSRNYIRKGKKTPDDPRFNNQWSLQDSTAGIHAPAAWDASTCESADIVIAVIDSGIDLNHEDLSGSLWNNPLEIDDGIDNDGNGIIDDLYGISIDYEDDSGNYQTGDVQDTDGHGTTVSSVIAARTDNNLGVAGVSWGAKIMVLRVENNTDAEITTAINYIIKKKKSGINIPAVNMSIGGAGGSTIIRDKIQELADNGIIFSTSAGNDGYDNDNNNIREYPASFDIPNIVSVGASDSNSNKPDWSHFGQYTVDIFAPGVEILSAKLGGGYESNDVSGTSFAAPHVAGVAALLAAHYPNDDIYTRISRILSSTDAGSSFAGKCLTEGKLNAASAMQNSLSLSPVISGSDSRKGKNEGSSFTLNGQRFGTTQGTIHFCNKSGKTEASINSWSDTKITGVVPQGAGVFVQATTSSGLKSNALQFSAWADKQAAAKPHGLGASVVRNGKIYVFGGGMISQDTKCEVYDPKTNQWTQFATMPDKRSGAGVVSYNDEIYFIGGLKREDDKSLTAYTDVIKYSFTTNTWSTLPGTVPYPGFCAAAELDDQIYVFGGNSTDGNTISDDVYVYEPETGNFREDGFMDIPRHKHTAITFEDSIYIFGGITSDGTKNSGVSTVTVYNGTTSTISGPDISSAGVTTDGQKIFLANGAMTIEEALTPFFYKFNPTASTWDYGNNTIQQPGIGRAGSLLEYIDGRGIYSISGLCGESDDKSLIFLSTPSPVSAPSAQPDPSVSITLTQATASFESAAELKTKYKLADSGERVTDVREFSATVDKTGALIHLQYEFTAADSTLTPAELTLYKLKNADSSNIPYTYANSNTDWSDGAWWLENADGNYIDSTVKLTAGRVYSVHFCLQDNGQYDQDSTAKIIQDPLVLFSGTSGTSASGCVFSPRGGMNFEFMLVAFGLLLLLGKAWLRRRAFR